A genomic segment from Limosilactobacillus sp. encodes:
- the mreD gene encoding rod shape-determining protein MreD — MYRLSRLKYVFPIGLFVSLFLDGALSHVWAPLFFSYPYSMASELVLLWLVLSYFFENGIEIPLIPWSIAAGVVTDLYTSGILGLCMVLFPCIVGLTQLLSKYFSSSFLSMIMIFFIDIVVFETLNYWAYSLINITTTPLGDYLIYVLAPTLALNLVYFVALYWPLRSLFNWATTEKNA, encoded by the coding sequence ATGTATCGATTATCACGATTAAAGTACGTTTTCCCCATTGGGCTCTTCGTCAGCCTCTTTTTGGACGGCGCACTGAGTCACGTCTGGGCACCGCTCTTCTTTAGCTACCCGTACTCAATGGCCAGTGAACTGGTCTTATTGTGGCTGGTGCTGTCATACTTTTTTGAAAATGGGATTGAGATTCCCCTCATCCCGTGGTCAATCGCGGCCGGGGTGGTCACGGACCTGTACACGTCCGGGATCCTCGGCCTCTGCATGGTGCTTTTTCCGTGCATCGTGGGATTGACACAGCTATTGTCGAAGTACTTCAGCTCATCCTTTTTGTCGATGATCATGATCTTTTTCATCGACATCGTGGTCTTTGAGACGCTCAATTACTGGGCCTACTCACTGATCAATATTACGACAACGCCCCTTGGGGATTACCTGATCTATGTCCTGGCGCCGACTTTGGCCCTCAACCTGGTATACTTCGTTGCCCTCTATTGGCCACTGCGGTCGCTCTTTAATTGGGCAACGACCGAAAAAAATGCTTAG
- a CDS encoding amino acid ABC transporter permease, whose product MHYVTEILPSLLQGAGLTLQIFFWTLLLSLPLGILVSLGLMSKIRPLKWLLEIYVWLMRGTPLLLQLIFVFYGLPIVGIVFQRYDAALVAFVLNYAAYFAEIFRGGFQAIDEGQFEAARVLRLSYWQTLRKIVIPQVVKIVIPSIGNEVINLVKDSSLVYVIGLGDLLRAGNVATSRDVTLVPLLLVALIYLILVGICTLVLRKVEQRYSYFK is encoded by the coding sequence ATGCACTACGTTACTGAAATCTTACCATCACTATTACAAGGGGCGGGCTTGACCCTGCAGATCTTTTTCTGGACCCTGCTCCTCTCGCTCCCACTGGGAATTCTCGTTAGCCTGGGCCTGATGTCCAAGATTCGCCCGTTAAAGTGGCTCCTGGAAATCTACGTTTGGCTGATGCGGGGGACGCCGTTATTACTGCAATTAATTTTCGTTTTCTACGGTCTGCCGATCGTCGGCATTGTCTTCCAGCGTTACGACGCCGCCCTGGTGGCCTTCGTTCTCAACTACGCCGCCTACTTCGCCGAAATCTTCCGTGGTGGCTTTCAAGCCATTGATGAGGGTCAGTTCGAAGCGGCCCGGGTTCTGCGGTTGAGCTACTGGCAAACCTTACGTAAGATCGTGATCCCACAAGTGGTCAAGATCGTCATCCCGTCAATCGGGAACGAAGTCATCAACCTGGTAAAGGATTCGTCCTTGGTCTACGTCATCGGACTCGGCGACCTGCTGCGGGCCGGCAACGTGGCCACCTCACGGGATGTCACCCTGGTACCGCTGCTCCTGGTTGCATTGATCTACCTGATCTTGGTTGGGATCTGCACCCTGGTACTGCGGAAAGTCGAACAGCGTTACTCATACTTCAAATAG
- a CDS encoding amino acid ABC transporter ATP-binding protein — protein MLEVKNLSKSFGERVILDKVNLTVKDGEILSIVGPSGAGKTTLLRCITGLETADAGQFLIDGQPFDPQGTAESDRVIGVVFQDYNLFPNLSVMENITLAPIMVLKKSKDEAERDARGLLDELGLSTKGDLYPWQLSGGQKQRVAIARALAMNPKILCYDEPTSALDPAMRKEVARIILNLKKEGMTQLVVTHDFDFADEIADDILRVKAIDQPQDVAAEE, from the coding sequence ATGTTAGAAGTAAAGAATTTATCGAAAAGTTTTGGCGAACGGGTCATTTTAGACAAGGTCAACTTGACGGTTAAGGATGGCGAGATCCTCAGTATCGTTGGTCCGTCCGGTGCCGGGAAGACGACGCTGTTGCGTTGCATCACCGGTTTGGAAACGGCCGACGCTGGCCAGTTCTTGATTGACGGGCAGCCATTTGACCCCCAGGGAACGGCTGAATCGGACCGGGTGATCGGGGTGGTCTTCCAGGACTACAACCTCTTTCCTAACCTGTCCGTGATGGAAAACATTACCCTGGCACCGATCATGGTTCTCAAGAAGAGCAAGGACGAAGCCGAGCGCGACGCCCGGGGCCTGCTGGACGAATTGGGGCTGAGCACCAAGGGTGACCTTTACCCATGGCAGCTCTCCGGTGGGCAAAAGCAGCGGGTCGCAATTGCCCGGGCCCTGGCGATGAACCCGAAGATCCTCTGCTACGATGAACCGACCTCCGCCCTGGACCCGGCAATGCGGAAGGAAGTGGCTCGGATCATCCTTAACCTGAAGAAGGAGGGGATGACCCAGCTGGTGGTTACCCACGATTTTGACTTTGCTGACGAGATCGCCGACGACATCCTGCGGGTCAAGGCGATCGACCAACCACAAGACGTTGCCGCAGAGGAGTAA
- a CDS encoding amino acid ABC transporter substrate-binding protein: MKRFKAIWLLLLLLIPTLLLSGCESVTTRANTQDTWSRIERRKKVIVGLDDSFVPMGFRQKNGKLVGYDVDLARAVFKQYGIKVDFQPIDWSMKETELKNGTIDLLWNGYSVNPSRLKKVAFSRDYLANRQVLVTLKKSHINNLNDMTGKSLGVQTGSTGDTVLNSKPKLLKDKIKNKQAIMYDTFPNAFIDLNANRIQGILMDEVYANYYVKHQKNSSAYRVYKTKALPVEYFGVGMRKGDKTLKRKVNAGLNRLQKNGQLEKINEKWFGTKSNFLGPYNN; the protein is encoded by the coding sequence ATGAAAAGATTCAAAGCAATTTGGTTACTATTGTTGCTTTTGATCCCGACCCTCCTTTTAAGCGGTTGCGAGAGCGTCACCACCCGGGCCAACACCCAGGATACCTGGTCGCGGATTGAACGGCGCAAAAAGGTGATCGTCGGCCTGGACGACAGCTTTGTTCCGATGGGCTTTCGGCAGAAAAACGGGAAGCTGGTCGGCTACGACGTTGACTTGGCCCGGGCGGTCTTCAAGCAATACGGGATCAAGGTTGACTTCCAGCCGATTGACTGGTCAATGAAGGAAACTGAATTAAAGAACGGGACGATCGACCTGCTGTGGAACGGTTACTCGGTCAACCCGAGTCGGCTCAAGAAGGTGGCCTTCAGCCGGGATTACCTGGCCAACCGCCAAGTCCTGGTAACCCTAAAGAAGAGCCACATCAACAACCTGAATGACATGACCGGCAAGTCGCTCGGGGTCCAGACCGGCTCGACCGGGGACACGGTTTTAAATTCCAAGCCAAAGCTGCTCAAGGATAAGATCAAGAACAAGCAGGCAATTATGTACGATACCTTCCCGAACGCCTTCATCGACCTCAACGCCAACCGGATTCAGGGAATCCTGATGGACGAGGTTTACGCCAACTACTACGTTAAGCACCAGAAGAACAGCAGTGCCTACCGGGTCTACAAGACCAAGGCGCTGCCGGTCGAATACTTCGGTGTCGGGATGCGGAAGGGGGACAAGACCCTCAAGCGCAAAGTCAATGCCGGATTGAACCGCCTGCAGAAGAACGGTCAACTGGAGAAGATCAACGAGAAATGGTTCGGCACCAAGAGCAATTTCTTAGGGCCCTACAATAATTAA
- the yfmF gene encoding EF-P 5-aminopentanol modification-associated protein YfmF, with protein MHFNLARGVDLDVLPTKQFKMNHVLINFTTPQTRTNATARNLLANLLETSTHRYPTQTALARQLAKLYGAYVGMGVGRVGQLHTVRLRASFVNDQIAGTNLFDQVVDLIHEILFHPLIDQNEFDGPTFRIQANNLKSSILSLYDDKQFYANRQLMKLYYPADSTMQIPSFGQVSDLATLTAQNLVPVYQRMIKDDKVNILVLGDVDPEAIHQTFAQLPFAGRTVETLVPYYHQPLYQDVQRATEHQPVVQAKLNLGYQLPVYYHDQNYYAGLVFNGLFGGTPYSKLFTNVREKASLAYYATSRLLPFSGFLGIQTGIRAQDAAKVEELIDQQLEDLIAGKFSFQELAEVQDSLINQYRASHDYANNILGRQLLFTLLDLPEDGNVAAKINAVTAADVQRVAAELKLQATYLLSGEK; from the coding sequence GTGCATTTTAATCTTGCTCGTGGTGTGGACCTGGATGTGCTGCCCACCAAACAATTTAAGATGAATCACGTCCTAATTAACTTTACGACGCCGCAGACGCGGACGAACGCCACCGCGCGGAACCTCCTTGCCAACCTGCTTGAGACCAGCACCCATCGCTATCCGACGCAGACCGCCCTGGCTCGTCAGCTGGCGAAGCTTTACGGGGCCTACGTTGGCATGGGCGTCGGCCGGGTCGGCCAGCTGCACACGGTTCGCCTGCGGGCCAGCTTTGTCAACGACCAGATCGCCGGTACCAACCTCTTCGACCAGGTGGTGGACCTGATCCATGAGATCCTTTTCCACCCCCTGATTGACCAAAATGAGTTCGACGGCCCCACCTTTCGGATCCAGGCCAATAATCTGAAAAGCTCGATCCTGTCCCTTTATGACGATAAGCAATTTTATGCCAACCGTCAGCTGATGAAGCTCTACTACCCAGCGGATTCCACGATGCAGATCCCGAGCTTCGGTCAGGTCAGTGATTTGGCAACCTTGACGGCCCAGAACCTGGTGCCGGTTTACCAGCGGATGATCAAAGACGACAAGGTCAACATCTTAGTGCTGGGGGACGTGGATCCCGAAGCCATCCACCAGACCTTTGCCCAGCTGCCTTTTGCCGGGCGGACGGTTGAGACGCTGGTGCCATACTACCACCAGCCCCTCTACCAAGACGTTCAGCGCGCCACGGAGCACCAGCCGGTTGTCCAGGCCAAATTGAACCTGGGCTACCAGTTGCCGGTCTACTACCATGACCAGAACTATTACGCGGGTCTGGTCTTCAACGGCCTCTTCGGTGGGACGCCTTACTCCAAGCTCTTCACTAACGTTCGGGAGAAGGCTAGCCTGGCTTACTACGCCACCAGCCGCCTCCTGCCCTTTAGTGGCTTCTTAGGCATTCAGACCGGGATTCGCGCCCAGGACGCGGCCAAGGTGGAAGAACTAATTGACCAGCAGCTGGAAGACCTGATTGCGGGGAAGTTCTCTTTCCAAGAACTTGCCGAGGTACAGGACAGCCTGATTAACCAGTACCGCGCCAGTCACGACTACGCCAACAACATTCTGGGTCGTCAGCTCCTGTTTACCCTGCTCGATCTGCCGGAGGACGGGAACGTGGCGGCCAAGATCAACGCGGTAACGGCCGCCGACGTGCAGCGCGTGGCCGCCGAATTAAAGCTGCAGGCGACATATTTATTGAGTGGTGAAAAATAA
- the yfmH gene encoding EF-P 5-aminopentanol modification-associated protein YfmH, with product MDQYTYQEFNRTIYRQRLANGLLVQLLPMPGFHKTYATFSTDFGSIDNQFIPYHEEEAVTVPDGVAHFLEHKMFEKADHDAFDLFGKLGADSNAYTSFTQTSYLFSTTSHLRENLDVLLDFVQDPYFTDKTVAKEQGIIGQEIQMYDDDADWRLYLGLIGNLYPHDPMRIDIAGTVDSISKITPQILMQSYRTFYQPSNMNLFLVGNLDPTATMEWVIDNQNSKDFPASETPRRMTKLNDPTAHDVIPFRSLTMNIARPKVMVGLRGIKQFEDGRERLRYKLAVDLLLDVLFDDTSDNYLRLYNNEVLDDSFGYNFEMQRGFHFAYFSSNTDQMERFADEVVAILESADKQIDAARTRFAGIKNAELGRLIGLLDSPEAIANRYADKLFDGANLMDEIRLLKEISIDDLYQVAKEFITPQGISVYQVVPHHQ from the coding sequence ATGGATCAGTATACTTATCAAGAATTTAACCGGACAATCTACCGTCAGCGCCTTGCCAACGGCCTGTTGGTGCAGCTGCTGCCGATGCCGGGCTTTCATAAGACCTACGCGACCTTTTCAACCGATTTTGGTTCCATTGACAACCAGTTCATCCCTTACCACGAGGAGGAAGCGGTGACGGTGCCGGACGGGGTGGCCCATTTTCTCGAGCACAAGATGTTCGAAAAGGCCGATCACGACGCCTTTGACCTCTTCGGCAAGCTCGGGGCAGATTCCAACGCCTACACCAGCTTTACCCAGACTAGCTACCTCTTCTCGACCACCAGTCACCTCCGGGAAAATCTGGATGTCCTGCTTGATTTCGTTCAGGACCCCTATTTCACGGACAAGACGGTGGCCAAGGAGCAGGGGATTATCGGCCAGGAAATCCAGATGTACGATGACGATGCCGACTGGCGGCTCTACCTGGGCCTGATCGGCAACCTTTACCCCCACGACCCAATGCGGATCGACATCGCGGGAACGGTCGATTCAATCAGTAAAATCACCCCGCAGATCCTGATGCAGAGCTACCGGACCTTCTACCAGCCAAGCAACATGAACCTTTTCTTGGTCGGCAACCTCGATCCGACGGCGACGATGGAGTGGGTAATCGACAACCAGAACAGCAAGGACTTTCCGGCCTCCGAAACGCCGCGGCGAATGACCAAGCTCAACGACCCGACCGCCCATGACGTCATCCCGTTCCGTTCGCTGACGATGAACATTGCCCGGCCGAAGGTAATGGTCGGTCTGCGGGGGATCAAGCAGTTTGAAGACGGTCGGGAGCGGTTGCGCTACAAGCTGGCCGTCGATCTGCTTTTGGACGTGCTCTTTGATGACACCTCCGACAACTACCTGCGCCTCTATAACAACGAGGTGCTAGACGATTCCTTTGGCTACAACTTTGAAATGCAGCGAGGTTTCCACTTTGCCTACTTCAGTTCCAATACAGATCAGATGGAGCGCTTCGCCGACGAGGTGGTTGCCATCCTGGAAAGCGCCGACAAGCAGATCGACGCGGCCCGGACCCGCTTTGCTGGAATCAAGAACGCGGAGCTGGGGCGCCTGATTGGCCTGCTGGACTCACCGGAGGCCATTGCCAATCGCTATGCCGATAAACTTTTTGATGGGGCCAACCTGATGGACGAGATCCGCCTGCTCAAGGAGATTTCAATTGACGACCTCTACCAGGTAGCCAAGGAATTCATTACCCCCCAGGGGATTTCCGTCTATCAGGTGGTGCCGCACCATCAATAA
- a CDS encoding helix-turn-helix domain-containing protein — protein sequence MSENNSEQKHLEIGKKLQEARQEKGYTLDDLQQITKIQKRYLIAIEDEKFDELPGDFYVRAFVKQYANTVGLDGDELLKEYDDDLPKAKTAEYSEHISQAVESRTSQHKSLGTEVSKSRRYLPTVIIACVIILVLAAIWFTAIARSHRDSSTKIDNSSVSVSGESRKKASSSSKKVTKKAATKAIQLKQSSRTSTSVTYTADKLTKDTTLQINPSSRAWMQVRANNSTDLLNKTLNANQKTSVKVGKDTTTLVITVGNAQSTTLKIGGKKIDFTNNGTYNNTRTVTINFGSQSSSSSSSTSSSTSSTSTGTSTRTSGVSSTSTSQVTTNSASRQTTATSSASTTQTR from the coding sequence ATGAGCGAAAACAATAGCGAACAAAAACACCTGGAGATTGGGAAAAAGCTGCAGGAAGCTCGTCAGGAGAAGGGCTACACCTTAGACGACCTCCAACAGATTACCAAGATCCAAAAGCGGTATTTGATTGCAATTGAAGACGAAAAATTCGATGAACTGCCCGGCGACTTCTACGTTCGGGCGTTCGTCAAGCAGTATGCCAACACGGTCGGTCTCGACGGTGACGAGCTGCTGAAGGAGTACGATGACGACCTGCCAAAGGCCAAGACGGCGGAATACTCCGAGCACATTAGCCAGGCCGTGGAGTCCCGGACCAGCCAGCACAAGAGCCTGGGGACCGAGGTTTCCAAGAGTCGGCGTTACCTGCCGACGGTGATCATCGCCTGTGTGATCATCCTGGTGCTTGCTGCCATCTGGTTTACGGCGATTGCCCGCAGTCACCGTGACTCGTCAACCAAGATTGACAATAGCTCAGTTTCGGTTTCGGGTGAGAGCCGGAAGAAGGCTTCCTCATCTAGCAAGAAGGTTACCAAGAAGGCGGCTACTAAGGCGATCCAGCTCAAGCAGAGCAGCCGGACTTCCACTAGTGTGACCTACACCGCCGATAAGCTGACCAAGGATACCACCCTGCAGATTAACCCAAGCTCACGGGCATGGATGCAGGTTCGGGCCAACAACAGTACCGACCTGCTGAACAAGACCTTAAATGCCAACCAAAAGACGAGCGTGAAGGTCGGCAAGGACACGACGACGCTGGTAATTACGGTCGGCAATGCGCAGTCAACCACCCTGAAGATCGGTGGCAAGAAGATCGACTTCACCAACAATGGGACCTACAATAACACCCGGACCGTTACGATTAACTTCGGCAGCCAGTCATCCTCGTCCTCAAGCTCAACGAGCAGCAGCACGAGTTCGACCAGCACGGGCACTAGTACCCGGACCAGTGGGGTTAGCTCGACGAGTACGAGTCAAGTGACGACCAACAGTGCGAGTCGGCAGACGACGGCAACGTCCAGCGCGTCGACCACGCAAACACGATAA
- the pgsA gene encoding CDP-diacylglycerol--glycerol-3-phosphate 3-phosphatidyltransferase yields MNLPNKLTVVRLIIIPFFLILMVVPFSWGSVTFWGATIPVAQLIAAILFIAATITDNLDGRIARKNHLVTNFGKFTDPLADKLLVMTAFIVLTGNQVVPAWVTSIIIWRELAVTGLRLLLVEQSGIVLAAKMPGKIKTTTQFIAIIFLLMNNVIFAIWNIPFGQIMLYICLFFTIYSGVDYFIQGRGVFSDGFK; encoded by the coding sequence GTGAACTTACCTAACAAATTAACCGTCGTTCGGTTAATTATTATTCCATTTTTCCTGATCTTGATGGTGGTGCCATTTTCTTGGGGGAGCGTCACCTTCTGGGGAGCCACGATTCCGGTTGCCCAATTGATTGCGGCGATCCTGTTCATTGCGGCTACGATCACCGATAACCTGGATGGCCGGATCGCCCGGAAGAACCACCTGGTGACCAACTTCGGGAAGTTTACCGATCCGCTGGCGGACAAGCTGCTGGTCATGACGGCCTTCATCGTCCTGACCGGGAATCAGGTTGTTCCGGCGTGGGTGACCTCGATCATTATCTGGCGGGAGCTGGCCGTTACCGGACTGCGGCTCTTGCTGGTTGAGCAGAGCGGGATTGTGCTGGCGGCCAAGATGCCGGGAAAGATCAAGACGACGACCCAGTTCATCGCCATTATCTTCTTGTTGATGAATAACGTCATCTTTGCCATCTGGAACATTCCATTTGGTCAGATCATGCTCTACATCTGCCTGTTCTTCACCATTTACTCCGGTGTGGACTACTTTATTCAGGGCCGGGGCGTCTTTTCGGACGGTTTCAAGTAA
- a CDS encoding competence/damage-inducible protein A — MEAEIISVGTEIILGQIVNTNAPFLAQQLGKIDVTATRQVTVPDELDLLEEAVRSAWQRADLVFVCGGLGPTADDVTIRGVADALGVELTRDEDHWAWIQETFKQRQKPMMPENVQQAMYLSGGTPLANPVGLALGSWYERDNRRLIVLPGPPREFTAMVNQEVLPRLTKLVGGERQIVSRTLNFFGRPESLLMDEIAEVTEGLDQVVITSYVQPDAIQVRMTVHDLPEETATTLLDRAQAAIVAKEDPYFFGVGDDCSLAATVVGLLKKRHLKLTAAESLTGGMFQSTICSVPGASNVFDGGFVTYAASAKEGLLGIDPQLIDRYGVVSSQTAAQMAEKSRQRLGVAIGIGFTGVAGPDSLEGQPAGTVWVGLAIQGQPTVTRQLHLGAYVGRQQIRRQSVQHGLQMIYHALQK, encoded by the coding sequence ATGGAAGCAGAAATCATTTCAGTCGGTACTGAGATTATTCTGGGGCAGATCGTCAATACGAACGCACCGTTTTTGGCCCAGCAGCTCGGCAAGATCGACGTTACGGCCACCCGTCAGGTGACGGTGCCCGATGAGCTTGATCTCCTGGAGGAAGCCGTCCGTTCGGCCTGGCAAAGGGCGGACCTGGTCTTCGTTTGTGGCGGCCTGGGACCGACGGCAGACGATGTGACCATCCGCGGGGTGGCGGACGCCCTGGGCGTAGAGCTGACTCGTGACGAGGATCACTGGGCCTGGATCCAGGAGACCTTTAAGCAGCGTCAGAAGCCGATGATGCCGGAGAATGTCCAGCAGGCCATGTACCTGAGCGGGGGGACGCCCCTAGCCAATCCGGTGGGCCTGGCACTGGGCAGCTGGTACGAGCGCGATAATCGGCGGCTGATCGTCCTGCCAGGACCACCGCGCGAGTTCACGGCAATGGTCAATCAGGAGGTGCTGCCCCGCCTGACAAAGCTTGTCGGTGGTGAACGGCAAATTGTCAGCCGAACCCTCAACTTCTTCGGCCGGCCGGAGTCGTTGCTGATGGATGAGATCGCGGAAGTGACTGAAGGCCTAGACCAGGTGGTCATCACCTCCTATGTCCAGCCGGATGCCATCCAGGTCCGGATGACCGTCCACGACCTGCCAGAAGAGACCGCCACGACGCTGCTGGATCGGGCCCAGGCCGCCATCGTTGCCAAGGAGGATCCCTACTTCTTTGGCGTCGGTGACGACTGCTCGCTGGCGGCAACCGTCGTGGGGCTGCTGAAAAAACGGCACTTAAAGCTGACGGCGGCCGAAAGCCTGACCGGGGGGATGTTCCAGAGCACCATCTGTTCCGTTCCCGGGGCCTCGAATGTCTTTGACGGCGGCTTCGTGACCTACGCAGCCAGTGCCAAGGAAGGCTTGCTGGGGATTGATCCGCAGCTGATTGACCGGTACGGGGTTGTCAGCTCCCAGACGGCCGCCCAGATGGCCGAGAAGAGCCGTCAGCGCCTTGGCGTGGCGATCGGGATTGGCTTTACCGGGGTTGCCGGGCCCGACTCGCTGGAGGGTCAACCGGCCGGGACGGTTTGGGTCGGCCTGGCAATCCAGGGTCAGCCGACCGTGACCCGTCAGCTGCACCTGGGGGCCTACGTTGGTCGCCAACAGATCCGCCGGCAGAGTGTCCAGCACGGACTGCAAATGATTTATCACGCCCTGCAAAAATAA
- the recA gene encoding recombinase RecA gives MADQRKAALDVAIRKIEKNFGKGSIMRMGDAADMKIATVSSGSLAIDKALGVGGYPRGRIVEIYGPESSGKTTVALHAVAEVQRQGGTAAYIDAENALDPQYAAALGVDVDNLLLSQPDTGEEGLEIADALISSGAVDLVVVDSVAALVPRAEIEGEMGDAHVGLQARLMSQALRKLSGEINKTKTIAIFINQIREKVGVMFGNPETTTGGRALKFYATIRMEIRRAEQIKSGTDVIGNRAKVKIVKNKVAPPFKRCEVDIMYGEGISKTGELLDMAVEKDLVNKSGAWYSYGSDRIGQGRENAKKWLAEHPDQMAELMNKVRVAYGMDPLSPSEGADDASATKEADQDQASTED, from the coding sequence TTGGCTGATCAGCGAAAAGCTGCACTTGATGTTGCAATTAGAAAGATTGAAAAGAACTTTGGCAAGGGTTCAATCATGCGGATGGGTGACGCGGCCGACATGAAGATTGCCACCGTCTCCAGCGGTTCGCTGGCGATTGATAAGGCCCTCGGCGTCGGCGGTTATCCCCGTGGCCGGATCGTTGAAATCTACGGACCAGAAAGTTCCGGGAAGACGACGGTGGCCCTGCACGCGGTTGCCGAGGTTCAGCGCCAGGGTGGTACGGCGGCGTATATCGACGCCGAAAACGCCCTTGATCCTCAGTATGCTGCTGCCCTCGGGGTGGATGTCGACAACCTCCTGCTTTCCCAGCCGGACACCGGTGAGGAAGGCCTGGAAATTGCCGACGCCCTGATCTCCAGTGGTGCCGTTGATCTGGTAGTCGTGGACTCCGTTGCGGCCCTGGTTCCCCGGGCGGAAATCGAAGGTGAGATGGGGGACGCCCACGTCGGCCTGCAAGCCCGGTTGATGTCCCAGGCCCTGCGGAAGCTTTCCGGCGAGATCAACAAGACCAAGACCATCGCCATCTTCATCAACCAGATTCGTGAAAAGGTCGGGGTGATGTTTGGGAACCCCGAGACGACGACTGGTGGTCGGGCGCTGAAGTTCTACGCCACGATCCGGATGGAGATTCGGCGGGCCGAACAGATCAAGAGTGGTACCGACGTCATCGGTAACCGGGCCAAGGTCAAAATCGTCAAGAACAAGGTAGCACCACCGTTCAAGCGCTGCGAAGTTGACATCATGTACGGTGAGGGGATCTCCAAGACCGGGGAGCTCCTCGACATGGCGGTCGAAAAGGACCTGGTTAACAAGAGCGGTGCCTGGTACTCCTATGGTTCGGACCGGATCGGTCAGGGACGTGAGAACGCCAAGAAGTGGCTGGCCGAGCATCCCGACCAGATGGCCGAACTGATGAACAAGGTCCGGGTTGCCTACGGGATGGATCCACTGAGCCCAAGCGAGGGCGCAGATGATGCCTCCGCAACTAAGGAAGCGGACCAGGATCAGGCAAGCACCGAAGACTAA